One segment of Stomatobaculum sp. F0698 DNA contains the following:
- the ribD gene encoding bifunctional diaminohydroxyphosphoribosylaminopyrimidine deaminase/5-amino-6-(5-phosphoribosylamino)uracil reductase RibD, producing MHEEMMRRAVLLAARGRGHTAPNPLVGAVLVRDGEILGEGWHAVYGGLHAERSALEDCKRRGHSPKDAVLYVTLEPCCHHGKQPPCTEAVIDAGIRAVFVGSADPNPLVAGKGVAALRAAGIQVTEGFLADECDALNAPFFRHMKTGLPLVTVKYAMTLDGKTACASGASRWITGEAAREEVHRSRAAAGAVMVGINTVLKDDPLLTCRIPGGRNPLRVVCDSALRTPLSSALVNSAAEIPTLLACCVSDSERHAPYLRAGCEVLCFSGERVPLPELLRCLGERGINEVFVEGGAELAWSLISEGLAQRVQAYIAPKLFGGRTASSALGGDGVALPDEAFRLKNLRLRQLDSDILLEGEL from the coding sequence ATGCACGAAGAAATGATGCGGCGTGCCGTTTTACTCGCCGCGCGAGGCCGCGGACACACGGCACCGAACCCTCTGGTGGGCGCCGTCCTCGTGAGGGACGGTGAAATTTTAGGCGAAGGCTGGCATGCGGTCTACGGCGGCCTCCACGCGGAACGATCCGCGCTCGAGGACTGTAAGCGCCGCGGGCACTCTCCCAAAGACGCGGTTCTCTACGTGACGCTGGAGCCCTGCTGCCACCACGGAAAGCAACCGCCCTGCACCGAGGCTGTCATTGATGCCGGTATCCGCGCGGTCTTTGTGGGCAGCGCGGACCCGAACCCGCTGGTGGCGGGCAAGGGTGTGGCGGCGCTCCGCGCCGCGGGTATACAGGTTACGGAGGGCTTTCTGGCGGACGAATGCGACGCCCTGAACGCGCCTTTTTTTCGCCACATGAAGACCGGCCTTCCCCTGGTCACCGTGAAATACGCGATGACCCTGGACGGAAAAACCGCCTGCGCTTCCGGCGCCTCCCGCTGGATTACCGGCGAGGCCGCGCGCGAGGAGGTCCATCGGAGCAGGGCCGCGGCCGGCGCTGTCATGGTAGGCATCAACACCGTGCTGAAGGATGATCCCCTCCTCACCTGCAGAATTCCGGGCGGCAGAAACCCGCTCCGCGTTGTCTGCGATTCCGCACTCAGAACCCCGCTCTCCTCTGCCCTTGTAAATAGCGCAGCGGAGATTCCGACTCTGCTTGCCTGCTGCGTTTCGGACAGCGAGCGCCATGCACCCTATCTCCGTGCCGGCTGCGAAGTTCTCTGCTTTTCCGGCGAGCGAGTTCCGCTCCCGGAACTGCTCCGTTGCCTCGGCGAACGCGGCATCAACGAAGTCTTTGTCGAAGGCGGTGCCGAACTCGCCTGGTCCCTCATCTCGGAAGGACTTGCCCAGCGCGTGCAGGCCTATATCGCCCCAAAACTTTTCGGCGGCCGCACGGCCTCCTCCGCGCTCGGCGGAGACGGCGTTGCCCTGCCGGACGAGGCCTTTCGACTGAAAAATCTCCGCCTGCGGCAACTGGACTCCGACATTTTACTCGAGGGGGAACTCTGA
- the ribE gene encoding riboflavin synthase: MFTGLIEEQGRVLTPPRNGKLSLAASKVTEGLALGDSIAVNGVCLTVSAFSGQRFTADVMPETLHRSNLGELRTGSLVNLERALPATGRFGGHFVSGHIDGVGSLLSVRPEGNALIFSIRAAPELLRGIVEKGSVAIDGISLTVVEVTETLFSVSVIPHTAAVTTLAGKRPGDRLNLETDMIGKYVLRALSLSQSSNNTSVNESLLRALAY; the protein is encoded by the coding sequence ATGTTTACCGGACTCATTGAAGAACAGGGACGGGTACTCACACCGCCTCGCAACGGAAAACTGAGCCTTGCTGCGAGCAAGGTAACGGAAGGTCTTGCCCTCGGTGACAGCATTGCGGTAAACGGCGTCTGCTTAACCGTGAGCGCTTTTTCCGGACAGCGCTTTACCGCCGATGTCATGCCGGAAACCCTGCATCGCTCGAATCTCGGAGAACTGCGCACAGGCAGCCTTGTCAATCTGGAGCGCGCTCTCCCGGCAACGGGTCGCTTCGGCGGCCACTTTGTGAGCGGGCACATTGACGGGGTCGGCAGCCTGCTCTCCGTGCGCCCCGAGGGAAATGCGCTGATATTCTCGATTCGCGCCGCGCCCGAGCTTCTGCGGGGCATCGTTGAAAAGGGCTCCGTCGCGATCGACGGCATCAGCCTCACCGTGGTCGAGGTGACCGAAACCCTGTTTTCGGTCTCCGTGATTCCGCACACGGCCGCAGTCACCACCCTCGCCGGAAAACGGCCCGGCGACCGCCTCAATCTGGAGACGGATATGATAGGCAAGTACGTCCTGCGGGCACTCTCCCTGTCACAGTCTTCGAACAACACTTCCGTCAACGAGAGCCTGCTTCGCGCCCTCGCTTACTGA
- the ribA gene encoding GTP cyclohydrolase II, with amino-acid sequence MAFSTIEQALEALRRGKAILCVDDPERENEGDLICAAEFASTELVNQMASLGRGLICLPIDASYAEKLALPSMSSVNSDNHETAFLVSVDHMETTTGISATERALTARKLVSEDAVPSDFRRPGHLFPLLARPHGVLERRGHTEATVDLCRLAGLKPAGLCCEIMREDGEMMRTKELLSLAEREGLCIISIEDLVRYRECYDYALEEAASAALPSAFGDFEIHGFFDPLSGLEHLALVKGEVRGKSNVLCRMHSECMTGDVFGSKRCDCGEQLQRALKQIEAEGQGVLLYLRQEGRGIGLLNKLKAYALQEQGLDTVEANRALGFADDLRNYAPAAAMLRSLGVQSLRLMTNNPDKITQLTDFGIPVTSRVPIEIPANRHDIRYLRTKQKRMGHLLDETLLRESC; translated from the coding sequence ATGGCTTTTTCTACGATTGAACAGGCGCTCGAAGCGTTGCGGCGCGGCAAAGCGATACTCTGTGTGGACGACCCCGAGCGGGAAAACGAGGGCGATTTGATCTGTGCGGCGGAATTTGCGAGCACAGAACTTGTGAACCAAATGGCAAGTCTGGGCCGCGGACTGATCTGCCTCCCCATAGACGCAAGCTATGCGGAAAAGCTCGCGCTCCCGTCAATGTCTTCCGTAAACAGCGATAACCACGAGACCGCCTTTCTGGTCTCTGTCGATCACATGGAGACCACCACAGGCATCAGCGCCACAGAGCGCGCCTTGACCGCCAGAAAGCTGGTCTCCGAGGATGCCGTTCCCTCCGATTTTCGCCGCCCCGGCCATCTCTTTCCGCTCCTTGCCCGCCCGCACGGCGTGCTCGAGCGCCGCGGCCACACCGAGGCGACCGTTGACCTCTGCCGCCTCGCGGGTCTTAAGCCCGCCGGACTCTGCTGTGAGATTATGCGCGAAGACGGGGAGATGATGCGCACCAAAGAACTGCTCTCCCTCGCCGAGCGCGAAGGCCTTTGCATCATCAGCATCGAGGACCTGGTGCGCTACCGCGAGTGCTACGACTATGCGCTCGAAGAAGCGGCGAGCGCCGCGCTCCCGAGTGCCTTCGGCGATTTTGAAATCCACGGCTTTTTCGATCCGCTGAGCGGCCTCGAACACCTCGCGCTTGTCAAGGGAGAGGTGCGCGGTAAGAGCAATGTCCTCTGCCGCATGCACTCCGAGTGCATGACAGGCGATGTCTTCGGGTCCAAGCGCTGCGACTGCGGCGAACAGCTGCAGCGCGCACTAAAGCAGATCGAAGCGGAGGGACAGGGTGTCCTCCTCTACCTCCGTCAGGAGGGACGCGGCATAGGCCTCCTCAACAAGCTGAAGGCCTATGCCCTCCAAGAACAGGGGCTCGATACCGTCGAGGCAAACCGCGCCCTCGGCTTTGCGGACGATCTCCGGAATTACGCGCCCGCGGCGGCCATGCTCCGCAGTCTCGGCGTACAGTCCCTGCGTCTTATGACCAATAATCCCGATAAGATCACACAGCTCACGGATTTCGGCATTCCGGTCACATCCCGTGTCCCGATTGAGATCCCCGCAAACCGCCACGACATCCGTTACCTTCGCACCAAGCAGAAGCGCATGGGACATCTGCTCGATGAGACCCTGCTCCGCGAAAGCTGCTGA
- the ribH gene encoding 6,7-dimethyl-8-ribityllumazine synthase, whose translation MNLYEGSLYLEAPEKIRIGIVAARFNDLVVSRLIDGAEDALLRHGVLPAQISLAKVPGAFELPLVAKKMAESGKYDAVIALGAVIRGDTDHYNYVCSEVSKGIAAVGLESGLPVLFGVLTCDTLEQALLRAGSKAGNKGFECAVAALEMVSLLEKL comes from the coding sequence ATGAATCTTTACGAAGGAAGTTTATATCTCGAGGCCCCCGAAAAAATCCGCATCGGCATTGTCGCGGCGCGCTTTAACGATCTTGTGGTCTCCCGCCTCATTGACGGTGCGGAGGATGCGCTGCTCCGCCACGGCGTGCTCCCCGCACAGATTTCGCTCGCCAAGGTACCGGGCGCCTTTGAGCTCCCCCTTGTCGCCAAGAAAATGGCGGAGAGCGGCAAGTACGACGCGGTCATTGCGCTCGGCGCGGTGATACGCGGTGACACCGACCACTACAACTATGTGTGCAGCGAGGTCTCCAAGGGCATTGCCGCCGTCGGCTTGGAGAGCGGCCTCCCCGTGCTCTTCGGTGTCCTGACCTGCGATACCCTGGAACAGGCTTTGCTCCGCGCGGGCTCGAAGGCCGGCAACAAGGGCTTTGAATGCGCCGTCGCCGCGCTCGAAATGGTTTCTCTCCTCGAGAAACTCTGA
- a CDS encoding LysR family transcriptional regulator — protein MTLQQIYYLTEIAAAGSINRAAEKLFLSQPALTNAVKEAEEELGFRIFNRNSRGISLTPDGTEFLARARELHQQYELLMDRFGSARQVRQRFSISTQHYSFVTQAFARMTKSFDTNEYQFSVLETRTIDVIRNVISGKSDVGILYESGFNHRFLSKIFREELLEFHPLIECNAYVYLYKDHPLASLDAISFEELKPYPCIQFDQGEDSSAFLAEEILSDRDYPRVIKTSDRATNLNLMRSILGYTLCSGIISRDLNGSDYVAVPFREDRRNKNQTMRIGYILKKGTVPNDLMLRFLEEIEFCLSAERTEA, from the coding sequence ATGACCCTTCAGCAAATCTATTATCTCACGGAGATTGCCGCGGCCGGCAGCATCAACCGCGCCGCGGAGAAGCTCTTTCTCTCACAGCCCGCGCTCACAAACGCCGTCAAAGAGGCCGAGGAAGAGCTCGGCTTTCGCATCTTTAACCGCAACTCGCGCGGCATCAGCCTGACACCGGACGGCACCGAGTTTTTGGCGCGCGCCCGGGAATTGCACCAGCAATATGAGCTCCTCATGGACCGTTTCGGCAGCGCGCGGCAGGTGCGCCAGCGCTTCTCGATTTCGACCCAGCACTACTCCTTTGTGACCCAGGCCTTTGCCCGCATGACGAAGAGTTTTGACACCAACGAGTACCAGTTCTCCGTCCTCGAGACCCGCACCATCGATGTGATCCGCAATGTGATCAGCGGCAAGTCCGATGTGGGCATACTCTACGAGAGCGGCTTTAATCACCGCTTTCTCTCCAAGATTTTTCGAGAGGAACTGCTTGAATTCCACCCGCTGATCGAGTGCAACGCCTATGTCTATCTCTACAAGGACCACCCGCTGGCCTCCCTCGACGCCATCAGCTTCGAGGAGCTCAAGCCCTACCCCTGCATCCAGTTTGACCAGGGCGAGGACAGCTCTGCCTTTCTCGCCGAGGAGATTTTGAGCGACCGCGACTACCCGCGCGTCATTAAGACCTCCGACCGCGCGACCAACTTAAATCTCATGCGCTCCATTCTCGGCTATACCCTCTGCTCGGGCATCATAAGTCGCGATTTAAACGGCTCCGACTATGTCGCCGTGCCCTTCCGGGAGGACAGGCGAAATAAAAATCAGACCATGCGGATCGGCTACATCCTAAAAAAGGGAACCGTTCCGAATGATCTGATGCTTCGTTTCTTGGAGGAAATTGAATTTTGTCTCAGCGCCGAGCGGACGGAGGCGTGA
- a CDS encoding heavy metal translocating P-type ATPase — MNRKQQTLLRRILLAVAGYAAILVFQKSGAAEALRTPAWLIGVLFLLPYLLVGREVILKALKNIRNGQVFDENFLMLIATVAAFCIGEYSEACAVMIFYQVGELFESLAVGKSRASITAMMSIAPEYANVEREGEIEQTDPDEVEVGSVILIRPGEKVPLDGIVLEGSSFLDTAALTGEPVPREVRPGDTVISGCVNGETALRVKTTKAYEDSTVARILQLVESASEKKTRMENFITRFARWYTPVVTITAFLLAIVPPLMLGAPAAPWIKRACIFLIVSCPCALVISLPLGFFGGIGAASKRGILVKGSNFLESAAELKTLVFDKTGTLTRGEFRVVGIHPSEGSGLSEEELLALAAHGESISAHPIAQSILQAYGGSIERARLGEMHETAGHGLAGQLDGRELLLGNEKLLKSKDIDFPAVKEHGTVVYAAHGGCYVGHIVIADVLKPGAFEALKALRAVGVEKLVMLTGDRKEAAEAIAAEVGVDTVYHDLLPADKVEQVERLLKEAKPGERVGFVGDGINDAPVLMRADVGIAMGSLGSDAAIEAADLVIMDDELSKLADIIRISRKTVCIVRQNVAFALAVKAAVLVLGIFGLANMWEAVFGDVGVTVLAVLNAMRALTPPSARR, encoded by the coding sequence ATGAATCGAAAGCAACAGACTTTGCTTCGCCGCATCTTACTTGCGGTCGCGGGCTATGCGGCCATTCTGGTCTTTCAAAAGAGCGGCGCGGCCGAAGCGCTGCGTACTCCCGCATGGTTGATCGGTGTTCTCTTCCTGCTTCCCTATCTTCTGGTTGGCCGGGAGGTAATCCTAAAGGCGCTGAAGAACATACGAAACGGCCAGGTCTTTGACGAGAACTTCTTAATGCTCATTGCAACGGTCGCTGCCTTTTGTATCGGTGAGTACTCGGAGGCCTGCGCGGTCATGATTTTTTATCAGGTCGGCGAACTCTTTGAGTCGCTCGCGGTCGGAAAATCCCGCGCGTCGATCACGGCGATGATGAGCATTGCGCCGGAGTACGCGAATGTGGAGCGCGAGGGCGAGATTGAGCAGACGGATCCCGACGAGGTAGAAGTGGGCTCGGTCATCTTAATCCGTCCCGGCGAGAAGGTACCGCTCGACGGCATTGTCCTCGAGGGGAGCTCCTTCCTCGACACGGCGGCGCTGACCGGTGAGCCGGTGCCGCGCGAGGTGAGACCGGGCGATACGGTGATCAGCGGTTGCGTGAACGGGGAGACCGCGCTCCGTGTGAAAACGACCAAGGCGTATGAGGACTCGACGGTTGCGCGCATTTTGCAGTTGGTCGAGAGCGCGAGCGAGAAGAAGACCCGCATGGAGAACTTCATCACTCGCTTTGCGCGCTGGTATACGCCGGTGGTCACAATTACGGCCTTTTTGCTCGCGATTGTGCCGCCGCTCATGCTCGGTGCACCTGCGGCGCCCTGGATTAAGCGCGCCTGTATCTTCCTCATTGTATCTTGCCCCTGTGCGCTGGTCATTTCGTTGCCGCTCGGTTTCTTCGGCGGCATCGGTGCGGCATCGAAGCGCGGCATTTTGGTCAAAGGTTCCAATTTTCTGGAGAGCGCCGCGGAGTTAAAGACCCTGGTCTTCGATAAGACAGGGACGCTCACGCGGGGTGAGTTCCGCGTGGTCGGCATTCACCCGTCGGAGGGCTCCGGGCTCAGCGAGGAAGAGCTCCTGGCGCTTGCGGCCCACGGCGAGAGCATTTCCGCACACCCCATTGCCCAGTCCATTTTGCAGGCCTACGGCGGCAGCATAGAGCGGGCGCGGCTCGGCGAGATGCACGAGACGGCCGGACACGGCCTCGCGGGACAGCTGGACGGCAGAGAGCTGCTCCTCGGCAACGAAAAGTTGCTTAAGAGCAAAGACATTGATTTCCCCGCGGTCAAAGAGCACGGCACCGTGGTCTATGCGGCACACGGCGGCTGCTATGTGGGGCATATTGTCATTGCGGATGTTCTAAAGCCGGGGGCTTTTGAGGCGTTGAAGGCGCTTCGCGCGGTAGGGGTCGAGAAGCTGGTCATGCTGACCGGTGACCGCAAGGAGGCCGCGGAGGCCATTGCGGCGGAAGTCGGCGTCGACACTGTGTATCACGACCTTTTGCCCGCGGATAAAGTGGAGCAGGTGGAGCGCCTGTTAAAAGAAGCGAAGCCCGGAGAACGGGTCGGCTTTGTGGGCGACGGCATCAACGATGCGCCGGTATTGATGCGCGCGGATGTAGGCATTGCGATGGGTTCCCTCGGGAGCGACGCGGCGATTGAGGCAGCGGATCTTGTCATTATGGACGATGAGCTCTCGAAGCTTGCGGACATCATACGCATTTCGAGAAAGACCGTTTGCATTGTGCGCCAGAATGTCGCTTTCGCCTTGGCGGTCAAGGCAGCGGTCTTGGTTCTCGGCATTTTCGGACTCGCCAATATGTGGGAGGCGGTCTTCGGCGATGTCGGTGTCACGGTCCTCGCCGTGCTGAACGCGATGCGTGCGCTCACGCCTCCGTCCGCTCGGCGCTGA
- a CDS encoding cation transporter has translation MKKKFACEIDCANCAKKVEDAIRKLDGVVDVKVNFLMQKFTLEAADEVFEEVLEEAIRTGQKIEADFSVSR, from the coding sequence ATGAAGAAGAAATTTGCTTGTGAGATTGACTGCGCGAACTGCGCAAAGAAGGTTGAGGATGCGATTCGGAAGCTGGACGGTGTTGTGGACGTGAAGGTGAATTTCCTGATGCAGAAGTTCACCCTGGAGGCGGCCGATGAGGTCTTTGAAGAAGTGCTCGAGGAAGCGATTCGGACGGGGCAGAAAATCGAAGCGGATTTCAGCGTGAGCCGTTGA
- a CDS encoding ArsR/SmtB family transcription factor produces MTVAAMQRAPSEDQLYDLAELFKVFGDSTRMRILYRLFSGEYGVNELAESLNVTQSAVSRQLKLLKQARLVRARREGKSMIYALADEHVRTMIDQGLEHISE; encoded by the coding sequence ATGACGGTGGCAGCAATGCAGAGGGCGCCGAGCGAAGATCAGCTCTATGATTTGGCGGAACTCTTTAAGGTGTTCGGCGATTCGACGAGAATGCGCATCCTTTACCGGCTGTTTTCGGGTGAGTACGGCGTGAATGAGCTCGCGGAGAGCCTTAATGTAACGCAGTCGGCCGTTTCCCGTCAGCTCAAACTCCTAAAGCAAGCGAGACTTGTCAGGGCACGCCGCGAGGGGAAGTCAATGATTTATGCGCTGGCGGATGAGCATGTGCGAACCATGATAGACCAGGGACTGGAACACATTTCGGAATGA
- a CDS encoding thiamine phosphate synthase — MKTRMWTKETLRRALLLYAVSSRASLRAGETLYGAVKELLDGGITMLQWREKGEEDAALAAERERVQALCRAAGLPFIMNDSLEAFRKSGADGVHLGQTDLREAAARSLGISVGDTTKLPDGSIKALVGEGKILGITARSVEAAREAERLGADYIGAGAVFGTATKADALPLSIAAFREITEAVSIPVVAIGGINEENVEKLSGSGAAGIAVVSALFGAEERQLTAAALRAKAEKLFGNKN, encoded by the coding sequence ATGAAAACGAGAATGTGGACTAAAGAGACGCTTCGCCGCGCGCTGCTTCTCTATGCGGTGAGTTCCCGCGCCTCGCTTCGCGCGGGGGAAACACTTTACGGCGCGGTGAAAGAATTGCTTGACGGCGGCATTACCATGCTGCAGTGGAGAGAAAAGGGGGAAGAGGACGCAGCGCTCGCGGCCGAGCGGGAGCGCGTGCAGGCGCTCTGCCGCGCGGCGGGCCTTCCCTTTATCATGAATGACAGTTTGGAAGCCTTTCGGAAAAGTGGGGCGGACGGCGTGCACCTCGGGCAGACAGATCTCCGAGAGGCAGCGGCGCGGTCGCTCGGAATTTCGGTGGGAGATACGACAAAGCTCCCGGACGGCAGCATCAAGGCTTTGGTCGGCGAGGGGAAGATACTCGGTATCACGGCGAGAAGCGTAGAGGCCGCAAGAGAGGCAGAGCGCCTCGGGGCCGATTATATCGGCGCGGGTGCGGTCTTCGGGACAGCAACCAAGGCGGATGCCCTGCCGCTTTCCATCGCGGCCTTCCGGGAAATTACAGAGGCGGTTTCGATTCCCGTGGTCGCAATCGGCGGCATCAACGAAGAAAATGTTGAGAAGCTTTCGGGCAGCGGGGCGGCCGGCATTGCCGTGGTTTCGGCGCTCTTTGGCGCAGAGGAGCGGCAGCTGACGGCTGCGGCATTGCGGGCAAAGGCAGAGAAGCTCTTCGGCAACAAAAATTAG
- the yfbR gene encoding 5'-deoxynucleotidase yields the protein MAVTFFAALSRMKYIDRWALMRASRRENLSEHAAEVAILAHALCEIGNVRYGKQLNADRAAVIGLFHDASEIITGDMPTPVKYGSEALRKAYHAAEERATESLLARLPKELAEVYAPLLGVVTAAEAGGAEELYLWRLVKAADKLSAYIKCLEEESAGNTEFRTAKRSIEAELKRLAGELPELREFMESCLPPYGNTLDELSVEGDWNENENVD from the coding sequence ATGGCAGTTACGTTTTTTGCGGCTCTGTCGCGTATGAAATACATAGACCGCTGGGCGCTGATGCGCGCAAGCCGCCGCGAGAACTTAAGCGAACATGCGGCCGAGGTCGCGATTTTGGCGCACGCGCTCTGTGAAATCGGAAATGTGCGCTACGGAAAGCAGCTAAACGCAGACCGGGCGGCGGTAATCGGCCTCTTTCACGATGCGAGCGAGATTATCACGGGCGATATGCCGACCCCGGTGAAGTACGGGAGCGAAGCGCTCCGAAAGGCTTACCATGCGGCGGAGGAGAGGGCAACGGAGAGCTTACTTGCGCGTTTGCCGAAGGAACTCGCGGAGGTTTATGCGCCCCTGCTCGGCGTGGTCACCGCGGCGGAAGCGGGCGGCGCGGAAGAACTATATCTTTGGCGGCTTGTCAAAGCGGCGGATAAGCTCTCGGCCTATATTAAATGCCTCGAAGAAGAGAGCGCGGGCAACACGGAGTTCCGCACGGCAAAGCGCAGCATAGAGGCAGAGCTTAAGCGGCTCGCCGGAGAATTGCCGGAGCTTCGGGAGTTTATGGAGAGCTGCCTGCCGCCCTACGGCAATACGCTGGACGAGCTCTCGGTCGAGGGGGATTGGAATGAAAACGAGAATGTGGACTAA